GAGCTCAGTAAAAGGAAGAGTCAAAGTACGATTTTGTTAAATACTATTATTACCTACTAGTGATAACTTATCaagtacaaacatataaaatataattacttatactaactagcgacccgctcTGGCtccgcacgggtagcatttagtAGTAGATAAGTAGATACTTATAAATCTTCCTCAGGAAACTCAGCTTCAAAATAAGTGCTTACACACGGATAGAAAAAACTGAGGGAATGagggactttataatatgcaGTGATAATAATCAATTCAAAGTACATTAGATTATCCTAAAgaacttatttaattatttattttttctatcaatatAAATCTCACAATCTTGTTGTGACTAGGCTATATACCTAACAATAGTGCCAGccataatacattttatataaattcaagatATCTTTTAAGGTTTAAATACGAATAAAGTTGTGATACACTTTTGTTGAAAGTAGGTATTTGGgtttttcctaatttttatattaaaataaatttcaatttagatcataaaatactatttcatTAAGTTTcgataatcaaataaaaaattccatTGATACCATTGATTacctgttaatatttttaggaaattattattagaggtcacttttattatttaattttgtacaaaaaaattaagattggTTGAATGAATAGTAATATCTACTATATTACATCAATTTGCAGTAACTATTTAATATaccattttaagaaataataatagatattaCCTACttggtttaaaatttataactcaTGAAATGAACCCtagaaaaaatttaacttaattgTTGTATGTTAACAAgacttttctaaaaaaaaaaactataaaatgcGAAACAAgcatatctttattatttttaactaattagGATATAAATCAgctatttacataaaattaattattacaacaTTAAGTAGGTAGGATTATGTACCTATTCTTAGTCACAATGGTGTAAGTAAATagtgtaattttaattgtctGGACGGCAACATCACTatacttatacttattttatacacaTTATTTTGTACCTAATCaagcttattttaaataaaaataaattaataattagaataaatattaataatttattacattactgGAGTTACTGACtgatgataattatttaaaaattagtcttattaaaaaagaatatttacgAAACCTAGTTATTTTTGCAAGtaaatcttaaatatataattatacttatcttaaaattaagtCATCATGTGATTGTCAAagtcggaaggcggaccccgggccccgaaacacttctgtggagggtgcaaccgggaacacgcagagatgagacaGAGAGAGAGATAAGAGAGAGTGATTGtcagatttaataaaaaaagaaaatttataagtaggtCTGTAGATTTATGTGTGTTAATTacttaatcacatttttaaataaatgagatgtatacctacttaagtgCTGTCGGTAAAAAGTGTTACAAAAATGTTATgcttcaaaataataacatggtagttttactaataaatacctacttatataatgaaaaaattaaataaatatttatttttttatattaaatgtataaattttcgCAAAACTTAATTCATTATCGATCGAATAGCAGATTAATTTTTCGGCACTTTGTGTTAGTACCGTcgttgtattaattttaatatttaacattatattGCTCTGTCCCCGAAAAGCATAAAAAATGGGcaagattttttattctatgacGCTAACAGGCATACGCCCCAACAACGAAATTAGTCCCTTATAAGCATTTTTGTCAGTTCCTTAAAAATCAATAGCTCGATACGAGCTAGTAATTCGAATCCTATTTAAAATCATGCAACATATTAGGGATAGAAGTTCTGGAGAGCATCGGAATATATCGAGTTGTAGGTGTCTCTTAGCACATAGACGCTGTCATTTGGTTTTCCATTAAAAACATATGGTCCTTTAAGGTTCGTTACTTTCGAATTGGTAGGCACTGGCTTAGGTTTCGGCTTAGAATAAGAAGGGGTATTATAGCTTGGACGGGGAGGAGAAGGCATGATGGGCTGAGGACCCCCGTACCCAAAGTCTACTGGGGCCATCTGAGGTACTTGGGGATAGCCGGCCCCACCATTCCATTGGTACACTCCTGTAGGCTTTCCATTCGAAACGAAGTCCAGGGGCAAGTTTATAAAAGGGTCAGCCGCTGGCGGCAACATGGGCGCCATTGGTGGACCGATACTTGGCGGTTGAGATACATATCCCAGTCCTGGTACAAACATATACGGCGTGGGAGGCAATCTGATGTAGAAAATCGGGGAATTGTCATACTGTAGAGAGTTAATGTTATCATTGGCATAATTATCACCATTGCcgtttttcttcttattttgcTGTCGGCGTCTCGAAGGTAGCGTTCGTGAGAGATCGTCTTCGTCAAAATTGTCGTCGTTCACAGCGAAAGTTACATCGTCGTCGTCGTCTTCGGCGTAATCGAGTCCCGAGGATAAGAAAGAAGGGAAATATCCGAAGAGATTTAGTGCTTTGTTCTTTCTGTTTGACGGTGTTGGTGGTAATGTagttctttcttctttaaaatcGTCTTCAAGCTTGCTTTGGCGGTTGGTGGTTTGTTCAGTCAAGGTGGCTGCACGTGACCTTCGGGAACTTGGAGCGCTTTGTGCGTGGCAGATCATCATGAGTACCGCCAACGCGAAGAACAGGTTGCTGGAGTAGTCCATCTTGTTTCCTGGAAAGAAGAAAAGGATTTCTTTTAGGTGAGTTGTAATATGTACCTTTAGAAAACTGTTGTTCATTTTTGTCGGGAAATGAATAGGAGTTAATCATAACAAGTAGGTAGTCAATTAGGTAAAATCGAGatatgaacaaaaataaaaattttgctcTTTAACATACTCCTCCATTAAATATCTAACGTAAAGCCCTTTAGTAGTAAACCAGGTGatataatttctaattaaaatttatccgACTCAATTCCGAGTAAGCTTGAATGATAACTGACATAAAATGTTGGTTGTGGATGTGATGAAAACTGGATTTATGCGGACATACTTACATGGAAATTCTAATCGCATATTGCTTGGGATTTAAATGTGGAagtcattttttaatataaatattcttaaCTACAAGGATAGttaagaatatttatattaaaaaatgactAAATgactaaacattttattttgtataggtacctaaatcTATTTACTTTGACttaaattaagtacctaccttcttaataaattatatattattatatgataaatCTACAAAACGtcaaaattgacaaaaatacacaaacatatttttgtgagTGTGAACTCAAAGTTGGCATTCGCAACTACTGAAACTTACAATGCCCGTGGCCCGACACGCACTTGACTGGTTTATCTTATTCTCGTTATATACCTGATGCTGAAGCGATAGAGATGataatgtacctatgtatacaCTTCTTGTCAAAGCTGGTAAATTTAggccatattatttttaatttttccctTATCAACTTCCAcctttttatacaaaacatcGTTAGTTAAACGACTTCCTTTgattatgttataaattttacggTAATACATTTTCAATGCGGTCACTAATGAAGAGGATGCTAGAACATGCAAAGGGCATATAAAACTAGATTGATCATAGCTTAGtgctaattaaataatacccATGCATTAGTTCCCATACACTTGATTCTTGTATAGGTATAAGAATTCCGAACCACATTTTGTGGTTTATACTCCACAGTGATGTGGCCActgttaagtttttttttaaatagtactTTAAAGtaattggtatttttttggatgttaagttaaaataaatacgtcGTACGTAACGTCACGTAGGGATGAACCCTAGaggtgtagacagagtcaaaataactattctttTAGGGGTAATTTACATTTAGATATAGGGACATGTTGTTAAACAGAAGAATCACCCCAAGTTTTTGCCAATTCATcgccaaaaataattataaaagcatTTAAGTAGATTGACTTGAAAATATGCACAAGGAGCCTTTAAAAGTTAAcgctttattatttctttcagaATAAATCAGGACCAGttaatatgaattttaattaattccatTTACATTTCTGAATGCTGATTACCGTGGTACTaccttttataataaatagcttTTATTCAAGATAAATTCATGATCACTCCAACGCAAGAAGGACTATATAGAAGCAAATAGTTGATCAGTTATTCTGCAGCCTTTTAAGGTCTGGAAGTGGCACATAAATATGAACACAGCCTGTATCTTCTTATCTGACAAGCGATCAATCATTTCAATCAGGGTTTGTCGCAGTTTTTGTGAGTCAATGGCGGTGCCGTCTTGAAATACTACGCTACCAAGAAAGTACTGTAACTTgtagattttttatatgattctattctataaaaatatacaaaacacacagctcagaaaaaaaaaattgcggtTCTGATATGATCCACCTTACAATTCTcctttttcttgattttaatcgcttgatatttatataaaatcctttaataaaaatgaattaaacacTTCTTTGAATTTGTCAATAAAACTACATACACAaccaagataaaaatattgtaaatatctcAATTGTAAACTTCATTTAACAAAGGCATTGCAATAAATTGATAGAGTCTGTTAAGCCTATAACAAAACCATATCCAAACAGGATagttgatattaaaaaaaggaaaacaacATGAACAAGGTCGGTTGTTTACCCGATACAGTGAGGTtgcaaaatagtaaaaatacagAAGTTACACTTCaggttttaacattttaacagGTCATTGATAGGTATAAATACCTATgaacgaaataaatatatattacacaaattacatttcacatatacatggagggtgtggagggaaaggtcggagtgggaagacctagacgaacgtatcttgatcaaattaaggacgtcctggtaaagggtcaggtcaaaagtacccgaaaccgccgagcttgcatgaagagagtcatgaatgtggatgaagagaaggaaatatgcagagatcgtggcaaatggaaagaggtagtctctgcctacccctccgggaatgaggcgtgattttatgtatgtatgtatgtacatttcaTTACATGAACGGGCATTCCCTTGGGCAAGTTCTACTTCTTCAGGCACTACACGCACCGGGTAGGCCTGTATCTTGCATGCTGGAAACGGCTTAGTGTGtaagtttttgaaatttaacttatttagcAGCATTCGTTGCTTCTGTTTGGAGGGTTTGCGAACGCCAATGCCTACCCTTCATAGCTAACGAATGTGCAAATGGCCTTTTTGTCTCAGTGCGTGGTTTATCGCTTATTCCAGGATGATGGTCATTGGTGGACCTTGATGATGATGTCAAATATGGCAATTTACTTATCTActgataaaaagaaaaatcgcCTAAATCACGAGTTACacttatatcaaattaatattttgtagctACTTAATTGAATAGATATGTTGTTCCCAGCCGACAGCTATGCTCCTCTTTAAAAATAGCTacgaatttataatgaaaattacaaTGCATTTACATATCAATCAAACAATGagaaaatagtatgaaaactAGATTCATACCGAAAGAACTTATGTATCCAATCATTATCTaactaataaaactaaaacattcTACTACCTACTCTATTCATTACGAGGTAGAGAGAGTTATATAATATTCACACACTGGGAAGGCGTGCGATAATGACAGCCTaccacatcgcctaaaagacaaataccaagtttataagccttccgTCCGTTATGtgaagccgtgtggttaccggtaCAAGAGAAtaagatcactccatctccttcccatggatgtcgtaaaacgcgactaaggaatatgattataaacttgggattatttttttggttctCAGTTCTGTTATTACACCAAACAGgcgaacgtagcctatcagtctttttaagactgttggctctggctgCCCCGCAGGGGATGTAGGCGTgcggatatgtatgtatgcatattacAAGCCTTTCCCATGATTGATTTTTACGAACTGCGTAAAGAGATTCAAATGGCACCTACACATTACGCTAAGTATTTTCTTCGATACCTTTATGAAAGATAAAAAGTTCGATCACAGACCTAAGTAATAAGTATAGTAACATGATACCGAATTaggtttcatttttatattttatagtacctacctactgaaCTTTTAAACTTGTGATGTTCATACTCAAGATATCAGTTTCtctgttattattaaacaacaaaaattgATTTCACACTCTAAAATTACACTTTAAAATCATAACGTgttgttatgttattattggAAAAAAATGAGGCACTGAACATGCTGATAGTACCTTCTCACTGGCAATAAAGTGATGGGTCTAAAGCGTGATAATATAGGCTCTATGGTAATTAAGTAACGTTATGTCAAAACTGCTTATGGAATGCAAatgttttagttttgttttatttcatggTCCGttgctatatttatattcactGCATTAAATCACTTggtatttaagtaaattttgtattattttaaaagtgagACTTAGTCCCTTTTGACTTCATTAAAAGGTtacttaagtacttattttgtatcataatttgaaataaaataaactaactttTAGGTAAtcggaatcgagattcaaatagtgaaaaattAAGCAATTTTGTGTCAGATAACCACCTGTCAgtgctatttgaatctcaatacagtcatacggctctgtctaccccgtaagggatatagaaataattgtatattaaaataataacttgtaTAATAAAGATCGAATTATGGATcgattatgtttttattgaagCTTATTACAAGATCTTCAATAAATGTCTACTAATTCAAGAGATTGTATCTGTGCGAAATCTCATACTGGTCAGACCTAAAGACTATAATCAGTGTAGCATAATATTAACTAGCTTGAAACATAGTTAtcttcatatatatattttctatctatatatacatataaaaaaggtcactgactgattgactggaATCTCTATGCACAGAATATTGACGTCAACATaacttaagtataattatatctactaccgcttccataCCGCTGGGATTAGAGATCTGAAATTTAGTATACAGGTTCTATAAGCGGTGAACTAAAAACAGGATTTCCCAAAACTCTATCAGAAACAGAAATAATTAACGGGATTTTTTGCTTTACGTAGGCAAAGCAGCGAGTGTACTCCAGTATGTGATAATATTGAAACCTCTTTTCCAAAATGGGCATTTTGATGTTCATGATTgtgaacgggccgagggtctggTAGGTcagtcacaataaaaataccaGATTTTCAGATCGTTCAAGGCATGGCTTGTCGTCGTCTTCTCAGtccaatagattttttttaattgtcagTTTCGTTCGTCTAAATGTCAATTCAGAGAGTATGTCCATGTAGACTGAACGGCCGCAACAGATGCTGGAAGAAGGGGCAGGCTTGtggacttgggattcttcttgtaagtgATAGGCTAGCATTGTATACTATTGTATACAATGCTAGCCGATAGGCTGTGATAacttaactattatttttgaatcCGTGGCCTTCGAGTCTTCTGACAGTTGGCTATCTACTCCATAAAGATTAGACACATGATATTTGTTGGATTGATAAAAAATCGTATAgacttttacaaataaagaatatatgtagctataaataagtacctatattcgGAAACAATAAATTACCCACCTAATACATACAACAATACAATCTTTACTCATTAACATTTTAGGCATTAGCTTAGATGACATATTTCATATTTGAAAGCTAATGAATTTACAacgcaaaaaaatatgacattagGAACATAAtccacttatattttattatgattgtttACTAAATTCATCTGTCAATCAAAAATAATGATCCTGACTTGTCTCTCAGTTTTTTGAAGatgaacattatttttaaattaataaaacataattcataggtagattttttatttataacttcagATAAGAATGTGCCGACGGTTTCGATCAAAAGTTATTGATCAATCGAGCAATAACTTTTGATCGAGACTTATTGATATCGGCAGATATTTGATAGCTTCTGCTTAAAAAAGTGGTGAACCAAAAAATTTACGAGTTCAATATAAATTGTGTACTTATTGTATTATTCTCCATCAAAGAATATAGTGCGAACACAATGATAACAATAATACTTAAGATTTACCattactattaattatttgtttgagtTGCGACAAAATCAACGTACAGCCAAACCCAGGGTGTAAGTAGCTATAATTTGGCATGTGCCTTGAGAAGTATAAACAGAGCACTAAGGGATATTTTAACATTCCCACAAAAATAGGAAACAAAAGAgattttctttttaggcgagCGGGTGGAGGTCTACGTAGATAAATCTATTAAATTGATATCTCTATacttaataaacatattgGTACTCTTATTCTGGTCTAATCATCAGACGCTCAACGTTGGTCATCAAAGTCAAATACTCATAATGTATTGCAAATCTTCACGCTCTCCCACAGAACTTGGATAGATGAACAAGAAATGTGACAACGCATTATGGCATTACAAAGGTAATTTCCTTTGCCTAGCGCAAGGGAAAGTAcataagtttgtatggataCGGAAAGCGCgggaaataaaattgaacgaaatgtttggtcatgtggaaaGTATGAACGATAGcaagttgactaagcaaatatgcAAAAATAGTGTAAATTGAAAGGTGAGTGGGAAGGATTTGACAAACGTTCCTTAATCAAATTAGGGACGATCTGggaaaaggtcaggtcaaaagtactcgAAATCGTCAAGCTTGCTTGAGAGTAATGAATGGgaagaagcgaaagaagtacgcagagatcgtggcacgtggaaaaatatagtctctccctatccctccggggaagagttgtgattttatgcatgtacACACCAAAGAGAAGCAGCGACTTCGAAACTAAACTATAGGATTTTAATGTCTTTTAAATAGTAATCTTATCAGACTGTCACTTTTTGCGTGACTTAAGCAAATGGAAGTTCAAGCAAGTCCAATGACTTATGGATGATATAAGCATCTATGTAATACAATCCAATATTAGTGACTAAATATATACTATGCTACTTAAgtgttattttgtaataggagcttatttattgttattttactaagatttgttgttgttgcgtgcgtagaaatataaattaaaaaaaataataattaatgactTATTTTAAAGAGGCTTTCGTATtacctaaaacaaaattaggtACAATTAGGTATTCAAATCACGTTTATGCAGAAGAGCCATTGCATTTTTAATTCTGTATTCAtagtttcaaattcaaatgttcaattatttcttaatttcatTGACGTTATCTAgacatgaataattttatttacttatctaTGAACTTAAGATCAGTTCACACCAGTACAGAAGCGAGCGAGAAACTGATACGAGAAGCGGCGaaaatgtgtgtgtgtcttCTCGTGTAGAATGTTCTattgatttacatacatacatatggttacgtctatatcccttgtggagtagacagagccaacagtctttaaatgactgataggccacgttcagctatttagcttaatgatagaattgagattcatatagtgacaggttgcttgcctatcgcctaaaaaaagaagtttgtaagccttgtttttttacgacatctatgggaaagagatggggtggtcctattttttatttttttctattgatttaGGTAGGTAATGAAAAAAGGTAAACAATTTTTACCAGTCTTTTTTATGGTTTAATACACTAATATGCTAATAGTTAATTTATAGCATACGCATGTTGTAATTTATTGCTACCATAACTGATAAGACATTTCTACATTCATCACGTTAATTTTGAATCGCTCTATTAAAGGTATGTGCATACAGCATCGCGTCGCATGTGAACAGATCTTTAGCTGTCTTTGTTTTTTGCTTGTTTAATTTGACACCTGACAAGCTAATAAAACTGTGATAACTATAGTTATtgaatagataataatattttattgagatCAATGACATAAACCTACACGTGGTTGTCAACaagtaatgttttatttattcactagtTGTTGCACGCAACTCCGTTTGCTTGTTTTTGGAAATACTAACAATAATATTCGTAAAGGTTAATGTACTCAAATTTTCGTACATGTTACAGTTGTTACAGAGTAGCTGGTCCCTTTGGCTTCCAGATCACATGATTCTGatcttccatttttttttcacacacacacaatacAAGTACATATTCATTGCGAGGTGGACATAAcaaacagtctttaaaaaaataaaaggtgaATCCTAAG
The Amyelois transitella isolate CPQ chromosome 12, ilAmyTran1.1, whole genome shotgun sequence DNA segment above includes these coding regions:
- the LOC106142397 gene encoding uncharacterized protein LOC106142397, with translation MDYSSNLFFALAVLMMICHAQSAPSSRRSRAATLTEQTTNRQSKLEDDFKEERTTLPPTPSNRKNKALNLFGYFPSFLSSGLDYAEDDDDDVTFAVNDDNFDEDDLSRTLPSRRRQQNKKKNGNGDNYANDNINSLQYDNSPIFYIRLPPTPYMFVPGLGYVSQPPSIGPPMAPMLPPAADPFINLPLDFVSNGKPTGVYQWNGGAGYPQVPQMAPVDFGYGGPQPIMPSPPRPSYNTPSYSKPKPKPVPTNSKVTNLKGPYVFNGKPNDSVYVLRDTYNSIYSDALQNFYP